The sequence AGTAATGTATCTTCTCTTCTATTTATAGGGGTGAGCCAATAGGCCTCTGAGTCATGCAAGAAAACTCGCCATCAGTTTCAGAACATACTTTTTCAGGTGACTTGTCTTTGCTTCTCTGGAGGTTTGAATGATTATGCTTGTGAATACTGTTTCTGAAAATGTTTCTTTCAGGCAGTTTGATAGTTTCCTGCGTACAAGACCTGTTTGCTACGAAGATGGTGTGGATACTTTACCGCCATCACTCTCAGTGAATTACATAAATGCTCTGTAAATAGGTAGGACAAGAAATGTTTTGAGGGATACCAACTTGACAGTGTAATTTCGTTTCGATATTAATTTTACGTAAAAACCAGATTGgtcaatcaccaaaaaaaaacacttctttTACCACTAAGAATCGATacattcattaatattttaccGTCTTCTTCTACAAACAGAGTGGCGGATGGTTTAGTAGTTACAGAAACACACATAATGTGAATAGAAATTCTGAGGTTGTAAACTCATTGCTCTGCTTTAGTCATCTTTTTTGCCATGTCCTATACTGATTAATGTAGGAAAATGTGTTGGAACTGTTAAGGGTATTAGGACTTCTCCCTCATTTTGGCTCTGGCAAATACAACCCCAGCCACAAGACCTGCATTTCAGGCGCCTCAGGTTAATGCACAAAACAACTGATATGTGTTTCTCCAAAATGTTGGACAACGGAACTGATCAAGATATCGCTTACCAAAGAGTATGCTTGCTGAGTTCTGTAAACTGGTTGGTACATTGAATAGAACGATCCCCGCGATGGATAAAGGTATCTTGTTTAGCGATCCCACCAGGCTGAATTTTGAATAAAACGAAAGATGTATATATTCAGAAGGAACAAACCACCAAAAAAGCGAGTATAGAAAAGGGATATGTGGAAAAGACTGGGCAGAGCAAACTCTCCAAACTATAGTTTTGAAATTGCATGTTTCTCTATCGCTTTCTCTAATTTGGTACCTGTAAGTTGTTGCTCCCGTTTGATGAAGAAACCACATTGAAGTGAAGCTAATGGCAAGCCCTAAAAGTCCACTAAGTGTCATGACCATCCAGAAACCTGGCAATCGCAGAAGTGGCCTGCACAATTATAACACAACAACCATTTTGTTTTCAGATGACANNNNNNNNNNNNNNNNNNNNNNNNNNNNNNNNNNNNNNNNNNNNNNNNNNNNNNNNNNNNNNNNNNNNNNNNNNNNNNNNNNNNNNNNNNNNNNNNNNNNNNNNNNNNNNNNNNNNNNNNNNNNNNNNNNNNNNNNNNNNNNNNNNNNNNNNNNNNNNNNNNNNNNNNNNNNNNNNNNNNNNNNNNNNNNNNNNNNNNNNNNNNNNNNNNNNNNNNNNNNNNNNNNNNNNNNNNNNNNNNNNNNNNNNNNNNNNNNNNNNNNNNNNNNNNNNNNNNNNNNNNNNNNNNNNNNNNNNNNNNNNNNNNNNNNNNNNNNNNNNNNNNNNNNNNNNNNNNNNNNNNNNNNNNNNNNNNNNNNNNNNNNNNNNNNNNNNNNNNNNNNNNNNNNNNNNNNNNNNNNNNNNNNNNNNNNNNNNNNNNNNNNNNNNNNNNNNNNNNNNNNNNNNNNNNNNNNNNNNNNNNNNNNNNNNNNNNNNNNNNNNNNNNNNNNNNNNNNNNNNNNNNNNNNNNNNNNNNNNNNNNNNNNNNNNNNNNNNNNNNNNNNNNNNNNNNNNNNNNNNNNNNNNNNNNNNNNNNNNNNNNNNNNNNNNNNNNNNNNNNNNNNNNNNNNNNNNNNNNNNNNNNNNNNNNNNNNNNNNNNNNNNNNNNNNNNNNNNNNNNNNNNNNNNNNNNNNNNNNNNNNNNNNNNNNNNNNNNNNNNNNNNNNNNNNNNNNNNNNNNNNNNNNNNNNNNNNNNNNNNNNNNNNNNNNNNNNNNNNNNNNNNNNNNNNNNNNNNNNNNNNNNNNNNNNNNNNNNNNNNNNNNNNNNNNNNNNNNNNNNNNNNNNNNNNNNNNNNNNNNNNNNNNNNNNNNNNNNNNNNNNNNNNNNNNNNNNNNNNNNNNNNNNNNNNNNNNNNNNNNNNNNNNNNNNNNNNNNNNNNNNNNNNNNNNNNNNNNNNNNNNNNNNNNNNNNNNNNNNNNNNNNNNNNNNNNNNNNNNNNNNNNNNNNNNNNNNNNNNNNNNNNNNNNNNNNNNNNNNNNNNNNNNNNNNNNNNNNNNNNNNNNNNNNNNNNNNNNNNNNNNNNNNNNNNNNNNNNNNNNNNNNNNNNNNNNNNNNNNNNNNNNNNNNNNNNNNNNNNNNNNNNNNNNNNNNNNNNNNNNNNNNNNNNNNNNNNNNNNNNNNNNNNNNNNNNNNNNNNNNNNNNNNNNNNNNNNNNNNNNNNNNNNNNNNNNNNNNNNNNNNNNNNNNNNNNNNNNNNNNNNNNNNNNNNNNNNNNNNNNNNNNNNNNNNNNNNNNNNNNNNNNNNNNNNNNNNNNNNNNNNNNNNNNNNNNNNNNNNNNNNNNNNNNNNNNNNNNNNNNNNNNNNNNNNNNNNNNNNNNNNNNNNNNNNNNNNNNNNNNNNNNNNNNNNNNNNNNNNNNNNNNNNNNNNNNNNNNNNNNNNNNNNNNNNNNNNNNNNNNNNNNNNNNNNNNNNNNNNNNNNNNNNNNNNNNNNNNNNNNNNNNNNNNNNNNNNNNNNNNNNNNNNNNNNNNNNNNNNNNNNNNNNNNNNNNNNNNNNNNNNNNNNNNNNNCCTGGCAGACTAATTGTGGAAGcagtaaaaaaacatatatctcCAACAGTTTGAAAGGTTAGGCTATGCCACATCACTGAAGGCCTCTAGGAGCAGTATAACTGTGTAAGCACACAAATAGGGTGGGTCACTTATCCATAAGAAGatatgttttagattttcatGATTAAGGTTGATGATCAGAAAGTGCtttgagaaaacaagagaaaaagaatgttttgtttaaaacaaaatctaaatcaGTAATCGTTGTTTGACAAGGATATCTTTCAGAACTCTAATTTAAATGGTTTCTATATGCATCTTGAAATAGGGTCCTTGGGAATAGTTCTCTCAGGTCAATATACAAAATCAGTTTGAAATGCTTTGGACAAACATACCATTAAGAAGAGAGCAGCCCACACTCTGTTGTCATGTTGCTTGTTGAATAGATACATCTCCCCAACTGCAGTTATCACATTAGTGACATTCTTCAGGACAGTGACCATTGCTACATTGATGTATTTCAAACTGtcaaagaaaaatgtaattGAAGTTGACAATCAAGTTCAATCTGCGCTTCAAACGTCGTCTGCATACTCATATCAGATACTGATATATCTCATCCCTACTGTGGAGTAAACACAGAATATCTCAGTTTAGAATGGAAAAGCTATCTGTTCCAGCTCAGAATCTACAGGTTATGCAATCCTCGATCTACTGTAAAGGTTAACTATAGAGCTCAAAAAAATGAGGTACAGATTTGTATAACTACCTCTAGTACTCCAAAAAGTTGTGGCTCTCCAACCAACTTTACTAATTTAGTAATCTTTCAATGGGCTTGAGAATTAAGAAACCAGAAAGAGCGCATCAATATTTTATCGCAAACAAAATAGTAGGCAGTTAATATATACCTAGAAGTCTTTCCCATATTTCACACATGAATATGAATTATGAAATCTATAAACCAACAGAAATAAAGGTATAGAACATATTCTTACCTAAACATGCTTGTGATAAGCATGCCAACAAATATCACGTTCACTGGAAACCAGACCTTCATTAATCTCAAGGTCAGCGGTTCTGTTGTTATTAGACCCATTAAGCTCAAAGCCACCACAATGATCACTGAGACTAAGTTCTGCACCATCACAAAGATGAAAGTTTATGAAAAATCAGACCACAAAACAAATTGCTGACAGATTTTCATAAGAAGTATCACTAGGGAGGGGAAACCAAACGAGTCCTACCTGgtataacattaaaaatatccCAGCATTGAAGTTGTAGCTGGAAAGGACAAACTTGTTCACAAGAATCATGCTGCATGATGAAATGCAATAAGCTAAACCAGATAGCAAAGCCCGATTATGTATCTTTCTTTGCATTGGCTTATCTCCGGATTTTCCCGTCTTCCCATCTTCTAAATCAACTGCATCGTGTGATTTCATTGCGAGCTAAGACCTAccagagaaaaaataatatctagCAAGCATAAGACCATGTGAACTATATGAAATAAAGCCAACTGAAAATATCATCTTAGAAAGATTGCAATATAAGCCGAGAAATAGGAAATATAGAATCAGTTGGACTTCAATGATGGTCATCATCACATCACAAGATTGATTTCCGCTAGCTTTTACCACATCAATAACTCATCGAAAATATGGTGGTCGTTATATTacttcaacaaacaacaataagatAGATCTATCATTCTTAACAATACAAAGAATTCAACACAAAGAGTAACATTTTTTCATCAACCCATATCAAAACCCTCTGTACAACTTTACTGGGAAAGAAAGACTCATATGCCTATTTTAGCCTCATAAACCAATTCCGTTCCAGTTCGAAAGGCCAGCAGCTAGAAAGTGGCAACTTGATCTAAAATATTCGAAACGTAAGCAAATGATAGCCAAGCAGTGTTGGGACTTGGGACTCTAAATGGACTTGGATGACTGATTAAGAAGAAGCCATTTTCATTAAACTTACTGCTTAAATCTCCAGTGGGTTGAAATTAGAAGTAAGATAACAACTCCAGATCAACGGGCTGTCCCAAGGAAACCAAGAGATTCGAATACAACCCTAGAGTGAAGAAGACAGTAAGTATCATCAGTTCCAAACTTGCAGATCAAAAGAGGGTCAAACCAAGGCAAAGAATCAACAAAGACTACTCTATTTAAACCAATTTctaattttgtgaaaatataaagGCAAAACGAAGGGAAGATGCAAATGGAAGAAGTCGCTACAATCAAAAGATACACACACGGACATATAGAATCTGGAGCAGGTCAAAGTTTAGAAACTTCGAATAAACCCACCAAGTTCAGAGTAGTAAGCTATACACaagcacaaaaaaaatcaaaactttggaAATACCCAAAAGATTCAGTAGAAGAAAATAACGAAATTTACCTCCACGCTGCTCAAAAGCTCGCGAAGTAGAGAGGTTCAGCTTCGGATCAGAAGCAACCAAGGACGAGATCTGATTGAACCCAAATCACAGTaataagaaaacacaaatcagaagaagaagatgaaatttgCTCGGGGGTAGAAACACTTCAGAGTAAACTGGGACTGTgaagatgtttgatgaaaacaatatggaagaaattgaagaaactgAAATAAAACGAGGGAGAGAGAAGGGCATTGACCCAGAGACCAAACTAAAATTATGGATTCAGAccagttttgtttatttatttatatattatattagaaaGTTTTTATAAGTTAGAAGAAATTCCattattgaaacaaaatatgtattctCAGTGGGAATTTCAAAAtcgacaacttttttttttttttacattactacttttaaacatgtttattttatttaaaattatttccacaaaaaaaaaaacccttttatCTGTAAAAACGGAATGAAAGTGAACATTAGCTATTCaatatcaaaaattattttttctactcAGCaacataaaaatttgagaatAATCGATAcagtttataatattaatataattaaactaaaaacaatagaaaaactcttatattgtgtttggtaaCATATGGTTAAAGCATAATAAGctgaggacaaaaaaaaaaaaaaatgacctTGTATTATTCAGATACATGGTTCATATGAGAAACCTTTGTCCATGTATATTGTATGCAAattctacacaaaaaaaatgatagtgGGTTCTGAATTTTGATTCGTACTAAGGTTTGACCACAATGAATACAtactgtcaaaaaaaaatcataataataatggtGTTTCGCCTTGTACCATACCGTTGACATTTTTGGCTTAATTCTATCCACCCAAAAATGTAGGCTCTCTATTTTGACTCTTTGACGCAGTCCACTTCAAATATCCACTAGCCATATCTGCCTAAGTTTACAGGAGCACAAGAatatttaagattaaaaaaaaaatcaaaaactttagGCCCAAATGAACTCTTACAAACTTTATGCAATGTACAGACAAAATCAAACGCATGACCATTTTTATAACAAAGATGTATACACACTGTGAAGCCAACGACACTCATGTTGATCTTGAGAACAAAACGGTTGAATATCATCTttgtttaataacaaaatctggCGTAGTGGCGTGTATAGTTTGCGTAGTGGCGTGTATAGTTTTAATAACAATATCTTTGTTTAATAACAATATCATCTttgtttaataacaaaatcaaacaatataTCTACGTAGTATATACCTGTATATGGACTGAACCACCTAACACATATGCTCCAAGTAGACGGACAAGTTTTCTTCACTCTACGGGCATAAGTTATGCTGCATAACAAATGTTCAATATTGGTTTTCATGTGTAACGATCTTCTTTATCTGAAGTTTATAGATATTGACACCTACCAATTCACTTCCATAATACGTactgaaaacaaaattggaTGATAAAAACTGCCTAAGCAGGCTTATATCTCTTCCAAATACAATAATGTGCTTAGAAGTGtgccaaatatatatttttaaaaaataagagataaaATGTATGACATATCCAAAAGATGATACGAAATAGTTAGAATGATTCATGTTCATTGCAGtggattaaaaaatttaattatttttttctatctaaagattttcatattttccaatgtttttttttcaggtctCTTAAAGCTAAAATCGATAATGTTTGTGTTCTTAAAGTACTAATTAAACATTTTGTAAGATGTGTTTTGAGAGAACTAGAcataaattatgtatatttacTGAGTAGTGTTTTGTAGGGATCAAAATTTTACACGAATTTGTGATATAGTACACACATCTCTAAAATCACCATGCAATTCACTTAGGGTAGACTTAGACACATTGTTTCTCCAAGCATGGTGGTTcacagaaaaaaattatatgagttGAGAAATATAGGTTACTCAGACCCAATGT comes from Camelina sativa cultivar DH55 chromosome 19, Cs, whole genome shotgun sequence and encodes:
- the LOC104766639 gene encoding GDP-mannose transporter GONST1-like, whose amino-acid sequence is MKSHDAVDLEDGKTGKSGDKPMQRKIHNRALLSGLAYCISSCSMILVNKFVLSSYNFNAGIFLMLYQNLVSVIIVVALSLMGLITTEPLTLRLMKVWFPVNVIFVGMLITSMFSLKYINVAMVTVLKNVTNVITAVGEMYLFNKQHDNRVWAALFLMLYCS